From Aptenodytes patagonicus chromosome 1, bAptPat1.pri.cur, whole genome shotgun sequence, one genomic window encodes:
- the RASD2 gene encoding GTP-binding protein Rhes produces MMKTMSGGNCTLNVPAKNSYRMVVLGASRVGKSSIVSRFLNGRFEDQYTPTIEDFHRKVYNIRGDMYQLDILDTSGNHPFPAMRRLSILTGDVFILVFSLDNRESFDEVKRLQKQILEVKSCLKNKTKESADLPMVICGNKNDHSEIFRKVRSDEGENLVSSDENCAYFEVSAKKNTNVDEMFYVLFSMAKLPHEMSPALHRKISIQYGDTFQQKSFRMRRVKDMDAYGMISPFARRPSVNSDLKYIKSKVLREGQSREREKCTIQ; encoded by the exons ATGATGAAGACCATGTCCGGTGGAAACTGCACCCTGAATGTGCCAGCCAAGAACTCTTACCGCATGGTAGTGCTGGGAGCCTCCAGGGTGGGGAAAAGCTCCATTGTCTCACGCTTTCTCAATGGCCGGTTTGAAGACCAGTACACTCCCACCATTGAGGATTTTCATCGCAAGGTCTACAACATCCGGGGAGACATGTATCAGCTGGACATCCTGGACACCTCCGGGAATCACCCTTTCCCTGCCATGAGGAGGCTTTCCATCCTGACAG GGGATGTTTTCATCCTGGTATTCAGCTTGGACAACAGAGAATCCTTTGATGAGGTCAAGAGGCTCCAGAAACAGATCCTTGAGGTCAAATCCTGCCTGAAAAACAAGACCAAGGAATCAGCTGACCTCCCCATGGTGATCTGTGGCAACAAAAATGACCACAGTGAAATCTTCCGTAAGGTACGCTCAGATGAAGGTGAGAACCTTGTCTCCAGTGATGAAAACTGCGCTTACTTTGAAGTTTCAGCCAAGAAGAACACCAATGTGGATGAGATGTTCTATGTCCTCTTCAGCATGGCCAAGCTACCTCATGAGATGAGCCCTGCCCTCCACAGGAAAATCTCCATCCAGTATGGTGACACCTTCCAACAGAAATCTTTCCGGATGCGCCGAGTCAAGGACATGGACGCCTACGGCATGATTTCTCCCTTCGCTCGCCGGCCAAGCGTCAACAGTGACCTGAAGTATATCAAATCGAAAGTTCTCAGGGAAGGTCAGtcaagggagagggagaaatgcACGATCCAGTGA